One part of the Spiroplasma turonicum genome encodes these proteins:
- a CDS encoding type III pantothenate kinase, with the protein MEYLFIDVGNTTVDFRMYNDECNNFKEIMRPLTDDEYYKNCHNLDEYFIKNKLSFTKIIYSSVVPSWTKIIEEYSTFKNIELLNIKNSFKHNLNNFKIDKFDILGADFIANYYGATKYYNFNNAIVVSMGTATTIMVIKENCLLGTVICPGLETALNGLIGKAALLKNYHYEKSSLMIGTNTIDAISIGIFNLHYIMIYNYTNFLMNEYKIKNVIITGGYSQNFVDEINHNGFIYDESLIFKGMLMMINK; encoded by the coding sequence ATGGAGTATTTATTTATAGATGTTGGTAATACAACAGTTGACTTTAGAATGTATAATGATGAATGTAATAATTTTAAAGAAATAATGAGACCTTTAACTGATGATGAGTATTATAAAAATTGTCACAACCTTGATGAATATTTTATAAAAAATAAATTAAGCTTTACAAAAATAATTTACTCATCAGTTGTCCCATCTTGAACTAAAATAATCGAAGAATACTCAACTTTTAAAAACATTGAACTATTGAATATAAAAAATAGTTTTAAACATAATTTAAACAACTTTAAAATCGATAAGTTTGATATTCTTGGTGCAGATTTTATTGCAAATTATTATGGTGCTACAAAGTATTATAATTTTAATAATGCAATTGTTGTTTCTATGGGAACAGCAACTACAATTATGGTTATTAAAGAAAATTGTTTACTAGGTACTGTGATTTGTCCTGGATTAGAAACTGCATTAAATGGACTTATAGGAAAGGCTGCACTTTTAAAAAACTATCATTATGAAAAATCAAGTTTAATGATTGGTACGAATACAATAGATGCAATTTCAATTGGTATTTTTAATCTACATTATATTATGATATATAACTACACTAACTTTTTAATGAATGAATATAAAATTAAAAATGTAATAATTACTGGCGGTTACTCTCAGAATTTTGTTGATGAAATTAATCACAATGGTTTTATATATGATGAATCATTAATTTTTAAAGGTATGTTAATGATGATTAATAAATAA
- the coaD gene encoding pantetheine-phosphate adenylyltransferase, which translates to MVNIGKKIAIYPGSFDPFHNGHLNILNKALKLFDFVYIVITKNINKNENPDLESRVNKIQLMISDLDNTKILINKDYLTIDFAKKVNAGFIVRGVRDTETFQNEIEFIDANKSLNSNIETILLVSDLNERKLSSSIIREIEFYKNNNK; encoded by the coding sequence ATGGTAAATATAGGTAAAAAAATTGCAATCTATCCAGGAAGTTTTGACCCTTTTCATAATGGTCATTTGAATATTCTTAATAAGGCATTAAAATTATTCGATTTCGTATATATTGTAATAACTAAAAACATTAATAAAAACGAAAATCCAGATCTTGAATCAAGGGTTAATAAGATTCAATTAATGATAAGTGATTTGGATAATACAAAAATATTAATAAATAAAGATTATTTGACAATCGATTTTGCAAAAAAAGTAAATGCAGGATTCATTGTTAGAGGAGTTAGAGATACAGAAACGTTTCAAAATGAAATAGAGTTTATTGATGCCAACAAATCTTTAAATAGTAATATTGAAACTATTTTACTTGTATCAGATTTAAATGAAAGAAAGCTATCCTCTTCGATTATTAGAGAAATAGAGTTTTATAAAAATAATAATAAGTAG
- a CDS encoding L-lactate dehydrogenase yields the protein MIKSKKVVLVGCGAVGTSFVYSAINQGVAEDYVLIDVFKDLAEGNELDLHDMQAVVPHYFHSVKAGDYKDCKDADVIVITAGRPQKPGETRLEMVADNAKIMKSIALEIKNSGFSGVTVIASNPVDVLTNVYRVVTGFAPNSIISSGTTLDSSRLKRLISEKFDVNTKEVNTVLAGEHGDSSVALWSRAAIMGKPLKQYIEEGKISQDELDKLKDEAVHMAYKIIEKKRATFYGIGACLCRIVKAILKNENKVLMVGAYLQGEYGISDTYVSVPCSLGTTGITNILEWELTQDELENLKKSADTIKNTFKAAEEAIK from the coding sequence ATGATAAAAAGTAAAAAAGTTGTATTAGTTGGTTGTGGTGCTGTTGGAACTAGTTTTGTTTACTCTGCAATTAATCAAGGAGTAGCAGAAGATTATGTTTTGATAGACGTATTTAAAGATTTAGCAGAAGGAAATGAATTAGATTTACATGATATGCAAGCGGTAGTTCCACATTACTTTCATAGTGTAAAAGCTGGTGACTATAAAGATTGTAAAGATGCTGATGTTATAGTTATTACAGCAGGGCGTCCGCAAAAACCTGGTGAAACTAGACTTGAAATGGTTGCAGATAATGCAAAAATTATGAAAAGTATAGCACTTGAAATTAAAAACTCAGGTTTTAGTGGTGTTACTGTTATTGCATCTAACCCAGTTGATGTATTAACAAATGTATATAGAGTTGTTACTGGTTTTGCACCAAACTCTATTATATCTTCAGGAACTACATTAGATTCTTCAAGATTAAAAAGATTGATATCAGAAAAATTTGATGTTAATACAAAGGAAGTTAATACAGTATTAGCTGGTGAACATGGTGACTCTTCAGTTGCACTATGAAGTAGAGCTGCTATTATGGGAAAACCTTTAAAACAATATATTGAAGAAGGTAAAATTAGTCAAGATGAACTTGATAAATTAAAAGATGAAGCTGTTCATATGGCTTATAAAATTATTGAAAAAAAACGTGCAACATTCTATGGAATTGGAGCATGTTTATGTAGAATTGTTAAAGCAATTTTAAAAAATGAAAATAAAGTTTTAATGGTTGGAGCATACTTACAAGGTGAATATGGTATAAGTGATACTTATGTTAGTGTTCCATGTTCATTAGGTACAACAGGTATTACAAACATTTTAGAATGAGAATTAACACAAGATGAATTAGAAAACTTAAAAAAATCAGCAGACACTATAAAAAATACATTTAAAGCTGCTGAAGAAGCTATTAAATAA